One region of Mugil cephalus isolate CIBA_MC_2020 chromosome 17, CIBA_Mcephalus_1.1, whole genome shotgun sequence genomic DNA includes:
- the dpysl5a gene encoding dihydropyrimidinase-related protein 5a isoform X1 produces the protein MRAIAMSSSSAMVRILIKGGKVVNDDCTQEADVYIENGIIQQVGRELMIPGGAKVIDASGKLVLPGGIDTSVHLEESFMNATTADDFYSGTKAALAGGTTMVIGHVLPEKNESLLEAYEKCRSSADSKSCCDYALHVGVTWWGPKVRAEMEKLVREEGVNSFQMFMAYKETFMLRDSELFQALHHCKDIGAIARVHAENGELVAEGAKEALDLGISGPEGIEISRPEELEAEATHRAITIANRAHCPIYLVNVSSMSAGDVVATAKMQGKVVHGETTTAHTVLTGMQYYHQDWAHAAAHVTVPPLRLDPNTPTFLMSLLGNDTLNVVGSDHRPFTIKQRAMGKDDFTKIPHGLPGIQDRMSVIWEKGVIGGKMDENRFVAVTSSNAAKIYNLYPRKGRIIPGADADVVVWDPEGSKTISVDNQVQGGDINLYEGLRCHGVPLVTISRGRLVYENGIFTCAEGSGKFCPLRTFPDYLYKKMVQREKCQAVKAVEREPYTGEVVTLANSGKRDFGASDLDTPTRPCTRHGGVRDLHESSFSLSGAQIDDKIPKRSSARILAPPGGRSSGIW, from the exons ATGAG AGCAATAGCCATGTCTTCCAGCTCAGCGATGGTGCGGATCCTGATAAAGGGCGGCAAAGTGGTGAACGACGACTGCACCCAGGAGGCCGACGTCTACATCGAGAACGGCATCATCCAGCAGGTGGGGAGGGAGCTGATGATCCCCGGCGGGGCCAAGGTGATCGACGCCTCGGGGAAACTGGTGCTGCCCGGGGGCATCGACACCAGCGTCCACCTGGAGGAGAGCTTCATGAACGCCACCACGGCCGATGATTTCTACAGCGGCACCAAG gctgctttagccgGCGGCACCACGATGGTGATCGGACACGTTCTGCCGGAGAAGAATGAGTCCTTGCTGGAAGCCTACGAGAAGTGCCGCAGCTCGGCCGACTCCAAATCCTGCTGCGACTACGCTCTGCACGTAGGAGTTACTTGGTGGGGGCCCAAG GTGCGAGCCGAGATGGAGAAGCTGGTGAGAGAAGAAGGCGTGAATTCCTTTCAGATGTTCATGGCTTACAAGGAGACGTTCATGCTGAGGGACAGCGAACTCTTCCAGGCGCTGCATCACTGCAAGGACATCGGAGCCATCGCGAGGGTCCACGCCGAGAACGGAGAACTGGTGGCGGAG GGTGCAAAGGAGGCGCTGGATCTCGGCATCAGTGGCCCAGAAGGGATTGAAATCAGCAGGCCTGAAGAG CTGGAAGCAGAGGCAACCCACAGGGCAATTACCATCGCTAACAGG GCCCACTGCCCGATCTACCTTGTGAACGTGTCCAGTATGTCTGCAGGAGATGTAGTGGCCACAGCGAAGATGCAAG GTAAGGTTGTCCACGGAGAGACGACCACGGCGCACACCGTCCTGACCGGCATGCAGTACTATCACCAGGACTGGGCCCACGCTGCCGCCCACGTAACCGTGCCTCCTCTCCGCCTGGACCCCAACACTCCCACTTTCTTAATGAGCCTGCTGGGAAA CGACACTCTGAACGTCGTGGGGTCCGACCACCGTCCATTCACCATCAAACAGAGAGCCATGGGCAAGGATGACTTCACAAAGATCCCCCACGGGCTTCCCGGCATTCAGGACCGTATGAGCGTCATCTGGGAGAAAGGAGTG ATTGGAGGTAAAATGGACGAGAATCGCTTTGTAGCAGTCACAAGCTCGAACGCAGCCAAAATCTACAACCTCTACCCGAGGAAAGGCAGGATCATCCCGGGAGCAGATGCTGATGTGGTGGTTTGGGACCCCGAGGGATCCAA GACCATTTCTGTGGATAACCAGGTCCAGGGAGGCGATATAAACCTTTATGAAGGTCTCCGTTGTCACGGCGTACCCCTGGTGACCATCAGCCGCGGGCGCCTGGTCTATGAAAATGGCATCTTCACATGCGCCGAGGGCTCTGGAAAGTTCTGCCCGCTGAGGACTTTCCCAGATTACCTCTACAAGAAGATGGTCCAGAGGGAAAAG TGCCAGGCGGTGAAAGCTGTAGAGCGGGAGCCCTACACGGGCGAAGTCGTCACCTTGGCAAATTCAGGGAAGAGGGACTTTGGAGCTTCGGACCTGGACACTCCGACGCGCCCCTGCACCCGGCACGGGGGCGTGAGGGACCTCCATGAGTCCAGCTTCAGCCTGTCTG GTGCTCAGATCGACGACAAGATTCCAAAGAGATCCTCGGCCAGGATCCTCGCTCCTCCTGGAGGGAGATCCAGCGGGATCTGGTAA
- the dpysl5a gene encoding dihydropyrimidinase-related protein 5a isoform X2 gives MSSSSAMVRILIKGGKVVNDDCTQEADVYIENGIIQQVGRELMIPGGAKVIDASGKLVLPGGIDTSVHLEESFMNATTADDFYSGTKAALAGGTTMVIGHVLPEKNESLLEAYEKCRSSADSKSCCDYALHVGVTWWGPKVRAEMEKLVREEGVNSFQMFMAYKETFMLRDSELFQALHHCKDIGAIARVHAENGELVAEGAKEALDLGISGPEGIEISRPEELEAEATHRAITIANRAHCPIYLVNVSSMSAGDVVATAKMQGKVVHGETTTAHTVLTGMQYYHQDWAHAAAHVTVPPLRLDPNTPTFLMSLLGNDTLNVVGSDHRPFTIKQRAMGKDDFTKIPHGLPGIQDRMSVIWEKGVIGGKMDENRFVAVTSSNAAKIYNLYPRKGRIIPGADADVVVWDPEGSKTISVDNQVQGGDINLYEGLRCHGVPLVTISRGRLVYENGIFTCAEGSGKFCPLRTFPDYLYKKMVQREKCQAVKAVEREPYTGEVVTLANSGKRDFGASDLDTPTRPCTRHGGVRDLHESSFSLSGAQIDDKIPKRSSARILAPPGGRSSGIW, from the exons ATGTCTTCCAGCTCAGCGATGGTGCGGATCCTGATAAAGGGCGGCAAAGTGGTGAACGACGACTGCACCCAGGAGGCCGACGTCTACATCGAGAACGGCATCATCCAGCAGGTGGGGAGGGAGCTGATGATCCCCGGCGGGGCCAAGGTGATCGACGCCTCGGGGAAACTGGTGCTGCCCGGGGGCATCGACACCAGCGTCCACCTGGAGGAGAGCTTCATGAACGCCACCACGGCCGATGATTTCTACAGCGGCACCAAG gctgctttagccgGCGGCACCACGATGGTGATCGGACACGTTCTGCCGGAGAAGAATGAGTCCTTGCTGGAAGCCTACGAGAAGTGCCGCAGCTCGGCCGACTCCAAATCCTGCTGCGACTACGCTCTGCACGTAGGAGTTACTTGGTGGGGGCCCAAG GTGCGAGCCGAGATGGAGAAGCTGGTGAGAGAAGAAGGCGTGAATTCCTTTCAGATGTTCATGGCTTACAAGGAGACGTTCATGCTGAGGGACAGCGAACTCTTCCAGGCGCTGCATCACTGCAAGGACATCGGAGCCATCGCGAGGGTCCACGCCGAGAACGGAGAACTGGTGGCGGAG GGTGCAAAGGAGGCGCTGGATCTCGGCATCAGTGGCCCAGAAGGGATTGAAATCAGCAGGCCTGAAGAG CTGGAAGCAGAGGCAACCCACAGGGCAATTACCATCGCTAACAGG GCCCACTGCCCGATCTACCTTGTGAACGTGTCCAGTATGTCTGCAGGAGATGTAGTGGCCACAGCGAAGATGCAAG GTAAGGTTGTCCACGGAGAGACGACCACGGCGCACACCGTCCTGACCGGCATGCAGTACTATCACCAGGACTGGGCCCACGCTGCCGCCCACGTAACCGTGCCTCCTCTCCGCCTGGACCCCAACACTCCCACTTTCTTAATGAGCCTGCTGGGAAA CGACACTCTGAACGTCGTGGGGTCCGACCACCGTCCATTCACCATCAAACAGAGAGCCATGGGCAAGGATGACTTCACAAAGATCCCCCACGGGCTTCCCGGCATTCAGGACCGTATGAGCGTCATCTGGGAGAAAGGAGTG ATTGGAGGTAAAATGGACGAGAATCGCTTTGTAGCAGTCACAAGCTCGAACGCAGCCAAAATCTACAACCTCTACCCGAGGAAAGGCAGGATCATCCCGGGAGCAGATGCTGATGTGGTGGTTTGGGACCCCGAGGGATCCAA GACCATTTCTGTGGATAACCAGGTCCAGGGAGGCGATATAAACCTTTATGAAGGTCTCCGTTGTCACGGCGTACCCCTGGTGACCATCAGCCGCGGGCGCCTGGTCTATGAAAATGGCATCTTCACATGCGCCGAGGGCTCTGGAAAGTTCTGCCCGCTGAGGACTTTCCCAGATTACCTCTACAAGAAGATGGTCCAGAGGGAAAAG TGCCAGGCGGTGAAAGCTGTAGAGCGGGAGCCCTACACGGGCGAAGTCGTCACCTTGGCAAATTCAGGGAAGAGGGACTTTGGAGCTTCGGACCTGGACACTCCGACGCGCCCCTGCACCCGGCACGGGGGCGTGAGGGACCTCCATGAGTCCAGCTTCAGCCTGTCTG GTGCTCAGATCGACGACAAGATTCCAAAGAGATCCTCGGCCAGGATCCTCGCTCCTCCTGGAGGGAGATCCAGCGGGATCTGGTAA
- the mapre3a gene encoding microtubule-associated protein RP/EB family member 3a isoform X1: MAVNVYATSVSIDNLSRHDMLAWVNDSLHLTYTKIEQLCSGAAYCQFMDMLFPGCILLKKVKFQAKLEHEFIHNFKVLQAAFKRMSVDKIIPVEKLVKGKFQDNFEFVQWFKKFFDANYDGKEYDPLLARQGQDVAPPPNPGDQFIHKPKRNPGPQRTSPTVPKNMPTPQRVQHNTPAMRKNPTLSRNGGSDAEIMELNQQLMELKLTVDGLEKERDFYFSKLRDIELICQEHESDSNPVLSRIIDILYATEEGFAPPEDEDLDEQAHLDQDEY, encoded by the exons ATGGCAGTGAATGTGTACGCCACATCCGTGTCCATTGACAACCTCAGCCGACATGACATGCTGGCGTGGGTCAACGACTCTTTGCATCTCACCTACACCAAGATCGAACAGCTATGTTCAG gagCGGCATACTGCCAGTTCATGGACATGTTGTTTCCGGGGTGCATTCTTCTGAAGAAGGTCAAATTTCAAGCCAAGCTGGAGCACGAATTTATACACAACTTCAAAGTTCTTCAGGCAGCTTTTAAAAGGATGAGCGTTGACAAA ATTATTCCCGTAGAAAAGCTTGTAAAAGGGAAATTCCAAGACAACTTTGAATTCGTCCAATGGTTCAAGAAGTTCTTCGACGCCAACTACGACGGGAAGGAGTACGACCCTTTACTAGCCAGACAGGGGCAGGACGTGGCCCCTCCCCCCAATCCAGGTGATCAATTTATCCACAAACCAAAGAGAAACCCAG GACCACAGAGGACATCGCCGACAGTTCCCAAAAACATGCCAACACCGCAGCGGGTCCAGCACAACACTCCGGCCATGAGGAAGAACCCAACTTTGTCTAGAAATGGAGGCAGCGATGCAGAGATCATGGAGCTAAATCAACAG TTGATGGAGTTGAAGTTGACTGTAGATGGACTAGAGAAGGAAAGAGACTTCTACTTCAGCAAACTACGGGACATCGAGCTCATCTGCCAGGAGCACGAGAGTGACAGCAACCCCGTCCTCAGCAGGATAATTGACATTCTCTACGCAACAGAG GAAGGCTTTGCACCTCCAGAGGATGAAGACCTCGATGAGCAAGCTCACCTGGACCAGGATGAATACTGA
- the mapre3a gene encoding microtubule-associated protein RP/EB family member 3a isoform X2: MAVNVYATSVSIDNLSRHDMLAWVNDSLHLTYTKIEQLCSGAAYCQFMDMLFPGCILLKKVKFQAKLEHEFIHNFKVLQAAFKRMSVDKIIPVEKLVKGKFQDNFEFVQWFKKFFDANYDGKEYDPLLARQGQDVAPPPNPGPQRTSPTVPKNMPTPQRVQHNTPAMRKNPTLSRNGGSDAEIMELNQQLMELKLTVDGLEKERDFYFSKLRDIELICQEHESDSNPVLSRIIDILYATEEGFAPPEDEDLDEQAHLDQDEY, encoded by the exons ATGGCAGTGAATGTGTACGCCACATCCGTGTCCATTGACAACCTCAGCCGACATGACATGCTGGCGTGGGTCAACGACTCTTTGCATCTCACCTACACCAAGATCGAACAGCTATGTTCAG gagCGGCATACTGCCAGTTCATGGACATGTTGTTTCCGGGGTGCATTCTTCTGAAGAAGGTCAAATTTCAAGCCAAGCTGGAGCACGAATTTATACACAACTTCAAAGTTCTTCAGGCAGCTTTTAAAAGGATGAGCGTTGACAAA ATTATTCCCGTAGAAAAGCTTGTAAAAGGGAAATTCCAAGACAACTTTGAATTCGTCCAATGGTTCAAGAAGTTCTTCGACGCCAACTACGACGGGAAGGAGTACGACCCTTTACTAGCCAGACAGGGGCAGGACGTGGCCCCTCCCCCCAATCCAG GACCACAGAGGACATCGCCGACAGTTCCCAAAAACATGCCAACACCGCAGCGGGTCCAGCACAACACTCCGGCCATGAGGAAGAACCCAACTTTGTCTAGAAATGGAGGCAGCGATGCAGAGATCATGGAGCTAAATCAACAG TTGATGGAGTTGAAGTTGACTGTAGATGGACTAGAGAAGGAAAGAGACTTCTACTTCAGCAAACTACGGGACATCGAGCTCATCTGCCAGGAGCACGAGAGTGACAGCAACCCCGTCCTCAGCAGGATAATTGACATTCTCTACGCAACAGAG GAAGGCTTTGCACCTCCAGAGGATGAAGACCTCGATGAGCAAGCTCACCTGGACCAGGATGAATACTGA